A single window of Liolophura sinensis isolate JHLJ2023 chromosome 6, CUHK_Ljap_v2, whole genome shotgun sequence DNA harbors:
- the LOC135469348 gene encoding serine-enriched protein-like has product MDSGVFVHSWNDANVVSIQEDSASEASSLGSSILFNDHLLQTPVRIHADSMDSLNETSSQANEQLLIFKNTAGLQNDLRPILDLPDICDMEFIVGEKKVTVYGVKAIIAARNQAFFHKIQYDMTVARRRSKMKKAGRMMSQLRKIRKHQSRTETWINRLNVPIEDFEPEAFRPLTVYLHCGCLTVSGDTVVGIMNTAHTYG; this is encoded by the coding sequence ATGGATTCTGGGGTTTTCGTTCACTCTTGGAATGACGCTAATGTTGTCAGCATACAAGAGGACAGTGCTTCGGAAGCTTCGTCTCTGGGTTCGAGTATCCTGTTTAATGACCATCTGCTTCAAACCCCTGTTCGCATTCATGCAGACAGCATGGACAGTCTGAACGAGACCAGCTCGCAGGCAAATGAACAACTGCTGATATTCAAGAATACCGCCGGACTCCAAAATGACCTTCGCCCCATCCTTGATCTTCCTGACATTTGTGACATGGAATTCATCGTTGGCGAGAAAAAGGTAACAGTGTACGGCGTCAAAGCTATTATTGCTGCAAGGAATCAGGCgttttttcataaaatccaGTATGATATGACCGTGGCAAGACGCCGTTCGAAGATGAAGAAGGCTGGACGCATGATGTCCCAGTTGAGGAAAATACGCAAACATCAAAGTAGGACAGAAACCTGGATCAATCGACTGAATGTTCCAATCGAGGACTTTGAGCCCGAGGCCTTCAGACCGCTGACAGTGTACTTACACTGTGGCTGCCTGACTGTCAGTGGGGATACAGTGGTTGGTATAATGAATACAGCCCACACCTATGGTTGA
- the LOC135469344 gene encoding serine-enriched protein-like, giving the protein MDSGVFVHSWNDANVVSIQEDSASETSSLGSSILFNDHLLQTPVRIHADSMDSLNETSTQANEQLLIFKNTTGLQNDLRSILDLPDICDMEFTVGEKKVPVYGVKAIIAARNQAFFHKIQYDMTVARRRSKMKKAGRMMSQLRKIRKHQSRTETWINRLNVPIEDFEPEAFRPLIVYLHCGCLTVSGDTVVGVMNAADTYGFDQVREVCFTFAESLITKECVLPLLVSTEKYSSFKMSKLLLLKIMGFVREHAQDVLQSPCFPLVPLQTALLVLSHNDLNATEDSKCKSALAWSRHYCQMNENRSVRVSMAAFLPYIDFAGVEDDALREMYSLDVVAEDVIAQCYSIQM; this is encoded by the coding sequence ATGGATTCTGGGGTTTTCGTTCACTCTTGGAATGACGCTAATGTTGTCAGCATACAAGAGGACAGTGCTTCGGAAACTTCGTCTCTGGGTTCGAGTATCCTGTTTAATGATCATCTGCTTCAAACCCCTGTTCGCATTCATGCAGACAGCATGGACAGTCTGAACGAGACCAGCACGCAGGCAAATGAACAACTGCTGATATTCAAGAATACCACCGGACTCCAAAATGACCTTCGCTCCATCCTTGATCTTCCTGACATTTGTGACATGGAATTCACCGTTGGCGAGAAAAAGGTACCAGTGTACGGCGTCAAAGCTATTATTGCTGCAAGGAATCAGGCgttttttcataaaatccaGTATGATATGACCGTGGCAAGACGCCGTTCGAAGATGAAGAAGGCTGGACGCATGATGTCCCAGTTGAGGAAAATACGCAAACATCAAAGTAGGACAGAAACCTGGATCAATCGACTGAATGTTCCAATCGAGGACTTTGAGCCCGAGGCCTTCAGACCGCTGATAGTGTACCTGCACTGTGGCTGCCTGACTGTCAGTGGGGATACAGTGGTTGGTGTCATGAATGCAGCCGACACCTATGGTTTTGATCAAGTTCGAGAGGTATGCTTCACATTTGCCGAAAGTCTGATTACCAAAGAGTGTGTACTGCCTTTGCTAGTGTCAACTGAGAAATATTCCAGCTTCAAGATGTCGAAACTGCTTTTGTTGAAGATTATGGGCTTCGTAAGGGAGCATGCACAAGATGTTCTCCAGTCGCCTTGTTTCCCGCTAGTGCCACTACAAACGGCACTTCTTGTTCTTTCCCACAACGACCTGAATGCCACAGAGGATTCGAAATGTAAGTCGGCTTTAGCCTGGAGTCGCCATTATTGCCAGATGAACGAGAACCGATCTGTGCGAGTATCGATggcagctttcctgccatataTAGACTTTGCAGGTGTTGAAGACGATGCTCTAAGAGAGATGTACTCGCTGGACGTAGTTGCTGAAGATGTGATAGCTCAGTGCTATTCtattcaaatgtga